TCTGGCGCGTCGGAACCGTGTATTAAGTTACGTCCGACGCTAACACCGAAGTCACCGCGAATTGTACCAGGTTCAGCATTTAGAGGGTTGGTAGCGCCAATGATTTTCCGTGCAGAGGCTATTACCCCGTCGCCTTCCCAAACCATTGCTACTACGGGGCCAGAGGTAATAAAATCAACCAAACCGGGAAAAAATGGTCTTTCCTTGTGTACGTCGTAGTGTTGTTCTGCGAGTTCACGGCTGACTTTGACCAGTTTTAAACCTACTAGGGTGAAACCTTTGCTTTCTAAACGGCTGATGATTTCACCTACTAGCGATCGCTGTACGCCATCGGGTTTGATTGCTAAAAATGTGCGTTCCACTAAAAAATTTGCTCCCAAACATTGTCTACCGCTTAGTATCGTAAAACTTTCTGAGGTTAAATTTTTATTAATTTCTGATTAGTGGGGAAACTTGACAAGCTGAGTGAGGAAATTAGCCAACTACTTGCTAGCCAATACGCTAAACTGTCTATTCGGTAGTTGTTGTAGGGGCGAGAACTATGGGGGCTTACTCACGGGCTGAAGATACCACTGTGGAAGCAAAACAAGCTAAATCTTCTGCTTTAGCACAAGTGGAA
This Phormidium ambiguum IAM M-71 DNA region includes the following protein-coding sequences:
- the ndk gene encoding nucleoside-diphosphate kinase; amino-acid sequence: MERTFLAIKPDGVQRSLVGEIISRLESKGFTLVGLKLVKVSRELAEQHYDVHKERPFFPGLVDFITSGPVVAMVWEGDGVIASARKIIGATNPLNAEPGTIRGDFGVSVGRNLIHGSDAPETATREISLWFKDEELVSWQPTITPWLYE